Within Bifidobacterium dentium JCM 1195 = DSM 20436, the genomic segment TCGCCGGTGGCGCTGTCCGTGCAGTCATGGAATGCGCTGGCATCACCGACGTCCTCACCAAGTCGATGGGTTCCGCCACCGCCGTTAACGTGGTGCGTGCTACCGTCGATGCTCTCAAGAAGCTTGAAGAGCCGGAAGAGATCGCAGCCCGTCGTGGCATGTCCCTCGAAGAGGTGGCTCCGGACGCCCTGCTGCGTGCTCGCGCCGAAGGCATCGCCGAGGCTCGCAAGGCTCGCGAAGAGGCACAGGCCAAGGCCGCTGCCGCTCAGAAGGACGGTGAGTGATGACTAACCTGAACATCAAGCTGCACCACGGTCTGGTGAACTCCACTCCGAAGCAGCGTGCTGCGGCTCAGACTCTGGGCCTGAACAAGATTGGCAAGACCGTGACCCGCGAGGATACTCCGGCCCTTCGTGGCCAGCTGCTCGTGTTGCGTCACCTGATCACCGTTGAGGAGGCTGACTGATTATGGCAGATATTCTACAGATGCATGACCTGAAGCCGGCTCCGGGCGCCAAGAGGGATCGCATTCGCGTCGGCCGTGGTGAAGGCTCCAAGGGTAAGACCTCGGGCCGTGGCGACAAGGGCACCAAGAAGCGTTACCAGGTTCGCCCTGGCTTCGAAGGTGGCCAGCTGCCGCTGTACATGCGCCTTCCGAAGCTGCGTGGCTTCAAGAGCCCGTTCAAGAAGGAATATCAGGTCGTCAACGTTGCGGCTCTCGCGGAACTGTTCCCGCAGGGCGGCGAAATCACCGTTGCCGATCTGGTCGCCAAGGGTGCTGTCCGTAAGGGCCAGCCGGTCAAGGTCCTGGGCGATGGCGAGATTTCGGTTGCGTTCACCATCAAGGGTGTCAAGGCTTCCGCTTCCGCCAAGGCCAAGATCGAGGCCGCAGGCGGCTCCATTTCCGAGGACTGATTCCACGGAGTGAAGCTGACTTAGGTTTACATGAGTGAGGCTTCTCCCACATGATTGTGGGAGAAGCCTCACTCATTTCGTGGGCCGGTTCCGGGCCACGAAAAAAATAAAAAACAGACAAAGGGTGGAAAAATCCACATATCGGTAGACGCCGTACGCTAGACTCGTGCGGTAGAGTCTGTTTTGCATGGGTGCGCGGGCGCGCACGTCGTTGGAAGGAATCCCAGTTGAGGACGTTAATCCAGGCCTTCAAGACCAAGGAGTTGAGGAATAAGATCCTCTTCACCCTTGGCATCATCATCATCTATCGTGTTGGTTCATTCGTCCCGACCCCTGGTGTCGACTATACGGTCGTGCAGCAGTGCGTCGGCAAGATGAGCAGCACGTCCGAAAACTTCATCGGCCTGGTGAACCTCTTCTCCGGCGGTGCAATGTTGCAGCTGTCCATTTTCGCGCTGGGCGTCATGCCGTACATCACCGCATCCATCGTCATCCAGTTGCTGCGTGTGGTGATTCCCCGCTTCGAGGCCCTGCACAAGGAAGGTCAGTCCGGTGAGGCCAAGCTGACCCAGTACACCCGTTACCTGACCATCGGTCTGGCGGTGCTGCAGTCCACCACCATTCTGGTGACCGCACGCTCCGGCGCGTTGTTCAACTACCAGTGCTCCCAGGTCGTGCCCGACGGTTCCGTGTGGAACCTTCTGGTCATGGTGCTCATCATGACCGGCGGTACCGGTCTGATCATGTGGATGGCCGAGTTGATCACCGACAAGGGTCTTGGACAGGGCATGTCCATCCTTATCTTCATGTCCATCTGCTCCGGCTTCCTGCCGCAGCTATGGGAGATTGGCTGGGGCACCAAGGGCACCGACGGCAACTGGGGCAAGTTCGCCACCGTCGTAGGTGTGCTGCTCGTCATCATGATTCTTGTCGTGTACGTGGAACTTTCCCAGC encodes:
- the rplO gene encoding 50S ribosomal protein L15, with the protein product MADILQMHDLKPAPGAKRDRIRVGRGEGSKGKTSGRGDKGTKKRYQVRPGFEGGQLPLYMRLPKLRGFKSPFKKEYQVVNVAALAELFPQGGEITVADLVAKGAVRKGQPVKVLGDGEISVAFTIKGVKASASAKAKIEAAGGSISED
- the secY gene encoding preprotein translocase subunit SecY yields the protein MRTLIQAFKTKELRNKILFTLGIIIIYRVGSFVPTPGVDYTVVQQCVGKMSSTSENFIGLVNLFSGGAMLQLSIFALGVMPYITASIVIQLLRVVIPRFEALHKEGQSGEAKLTQYTRYLTIGLAVLQSTTILVTARSGALFNYQCSQVVPDGSVWNLLVMVLIMTGGTGLIMWMAELITDKGLGQGMSILIFMSICSGFLPQLWEIGWGTKGTDGNWGKFATVVGVLLVIMILVVYVELSQRRIPVQYTRRMIGRKMYGGSSTYLPLKINMSGVIPPIFASSILAIPTLIAQFGNSDQSWVKWINSNLANTTSVWYIALYALMIVFFCFFYTEITFNPDETADNMKQYGGFIPGIRAGSATSRYLNYVMNRLNTVGAVYLLFVALIPTVLIMALNLNTKLPFGGTTILIIAGVGLDTLRQAKAQTEQFQYAGFLFEGTDHQEGK
- the rpmD gene encoding 50S ribosomal protein L30, whose product is MMTNLNIKLHHGLVNSTPKQRAAAQTLGLNKIGKTVTREDTPALRGQLLVLRHLITVEEAD